Proteins encoded by one window of Canis aureus isolate CA01 chromosome 13, VMU_Caureus_v.1.0, whole genome shotgun sequence:
- the LOC144282483 gene encoding uncharacterized protein LOC144282483, protein MAAPPAPRRPGLRRAAARARARARARARRAAAGGGGPRRRAALPARIGEPCLMHGCAHAAASRETTRPAATGGKPENPNPEREESLPGGLAAPRRNTAGGRRAHKFPRPGRGEARKPPPPACAGPAQGKRGLRPSRAPRPGSRRSRKRKDAASRFPTSREGAGGAGSGGGARRRAAPSQPRICFHFRPHNGEDAGRCSLASGRKSACGGRGRAERPTRRRCREARGLQVPTARAPPPPPGAGWRFPGPASASRPTVSASRHAATYARRPAVPPSRPRGRPVRRGAATSACVELPGTRARWAGPLCLPKQRAHLSAPSPPAPLASPWRWL, encoded by the coding sequence ATGGCCGCGCCGCCGGCTCCTCGACGCCCCGGCCTACGACGGGCggcggctcgggctcgggctcgggctcgggctcgggctcggcggGCGGCggcaggcggcggcggcccgaGGCGGCGGGCGGCGCTCCCCGCGCGCATAGGGGAGCCCTGCCTAATGCATGGCTGTGCGCACGCGGCCGCCTCCCGGGAGACCACGCGCCCGGCGGCAACGGGAGGCAAACCAGAGAACCCCAACCCCGAGCGTGAGGAGTCGCTGCCCGGCGGCCTCGCTGCCCCGCGCAGGAACACGGCCGGGGGGCGCCGCGCCCACAAGTTTCCTCGTCCCGGCCGGGGTGAGGCGAGGAAACCCCCGCCTCCCGCGTGCGCGGGGCCGGCTCAGGGGAAGCGGGGCCTGCGTCCTTCGCGCGCTCCCCGCCCTGGGAGCCGGAGAAGCCGAAAGAGAAAAGACGCGGCCTCTCGTTTCCCCACCTCGCGGGAGGGCGCCGGAGGGGCGGGGAGCGGTGGGGGCGCCCGGCGGAGGGCAGCACCCTCGCAGCCCAGAATTTGTTTTCACTTTCGGCCGCACAACGGAGAGGACGCCGGGAGGTGTAGTCTTGCCAGCGGCAGGAAGTCGGCTTGCggcgggcggggccgcgcggAGCGGCCTACTCGGAGGAGGTGCCGGGAGGCGCGCGGACTACAAGTCCCTACAGcgcgggcgccgccgccgccgccgggagcCGGCTGGCGCTTCCCGGGCCCCGCGTCCGCGAGCAGGCCCACGGTGTCCGCGAGCCGACACGCGGCTACCTACGCGCGCCGTCCCGCCGTCCCGCCGTCCCGCCCGCGCGGCCGCCCAGTGCGCCGCGGCGCCGCGACGAGTGCGTGCGTGGAGTTGCCAGGGACACGGGCGCGGTGGGCCGGCCCTTTGTGTCTCCCCAAACAGAGGGCGCACCTGtcggccccctccccccccgcccctctgGCGTCTCCATGGAGGTGGCTTTAA